The proteins below are encoded in one region of Scatophagus argus isolate fScaArg1 chromosome 24, fScaArg1.pri, whole genome shotgun sequence:
- the LOC124055282 gene encoding chloride intracellular channel protein 4 isoform X1: MMSLYDIAVKKYGFPTIELFVKAGSDGESIGNCPFSQRLFMILWLKGVIFNVTTVDLKRKPADLQDLAPGTNPPFVTFNGEVKVDVNKIEEFLEDKLTPPRYPRLAPRHPEANTAGIDVFAKFSAYIKNPRKDTNDALEKALLKSLRRLDDFLRTPLPEEIDADASGDVPESSRSFLDGSELTLADCNLLPKLHILKVVAKKYRDFEIPAEMAGVWRYLNCAYQREEFTSTCPAEREILFAYLDVAKRIK; encoded by the exons ATGATGTCCCTGTATGATATTGCAGTTAAAAAATATGGCTTTCCTACGATTGAGCTGTTTGTAAAG gCAGGAAGTGATGGGGAGAGCATTGGTAACTGCCCATTCTCTCAGAGACTCTTTATGATCCTCTGGCTTAAAGGCGTCATCTTCAACGTCACCACCGTCGACCTCAAACG GAAGCCGGCTGACCTGCAGGACCTCGCTCCAGGAACCAACCCTCCTTTCGTGACCTTTAATGGTGAGGTCAAGGTGGATGTCAACAAGATAGAGGAGTTCCTGGAGGACAAACTGACTCCACCACG CTACCCCAGACTGGCTCCCAGACATCCTGAAGCCAACACAGCAGGCATCGATGTGTTCGCCAAGTTTTCAGCTTACATCAAAAACCCACGGAAAGACACCAACGACG CCTTAGAAAAAGCCTTGCTGAAGTCTCTGCGGCGTCTGGATGACTTCCTCAGGACTCCGCTGCCTGAGGAGATCGATGCTGACGCGTCAGGAGACGTGCCCGAGTCCTCCAGGAGCTTCCTGGACGGGTCTGAGCTCACCCTGGCCGACTGCAACCTGCTGCCTAAACTACACATCCTTAAG GTTGTAGCCAAGAAATACCGTGACTTTGAGATCCCAGCAGAGATGGCAGGGGTGTGGAGGTATTTAAACTGCGCCTATCAGAGAGAGGAATTCACCAGCACCTGCCCCGCTGAGAGGGAGATCCTGTTCGCCTATCTGGATGTTGCGAAACGAATCAAATAA
- the LOC124055282 gene encoding chloride intracellular channel protein 4 isoform X2 has translation MILWLKGVIFNVTTVDLKRKPADLQDLAPGTNPPFVTFNGEVKVDVNKIEEFLEDKLTPPRYPRLAPRHPEANTAGIDVFAKFSAYIKNPRKDTNDALEKALLKSLRRLDDFLRTPLPEEIDADASGDVPESSRSFLDGSELTLADCNLLPKLHILKVVAKKYRDFEIPAEMAGVWRYLNCAYQREEFTSTCPAEREILFAYLDVAKRIK, from the exons ATGATCCTCTGGCTTAAAGGCGTCATCTTCAACGTCACCACCGTCGACCTCAAACG GAAGCCGGCTGACCTGCAGGACCTCGCTCCAGGAACCAACCCTCCTTTCGTGACCTTTAATGGTGAGGTCAAGGTGGATGTCAACAAGATAGAGGAGTTCCTGGAGGACAAACTGACTCCACCACG CTACCCCAGACTGGCTCCCAGACATCCTGAAGCCAACACAGCAGGCATCGATGTGTTCGCCAAGTTTTCAGCTTACATCAAAAACCCACGGAAAGACACCAACGACG CCTTAGAAAAAGCCTTGCTGAAGTCTCTGCGGCGTCTGGATGACTTCCTCAGGACTCCGCTGCCTGAGGAGATCGATGCTGACGCGTCAGGAGACGTGCCCGAGTCCTCCAGGAGCTTCCTGGACGGGTCTGAGCTCACCCTGGCCGACTGCAACCTGCTGCCTAAACTACACATCCTTAAG GTTGTAGCCAAGAAATACCGTGACTTTGAGATCCCAGCAGAGATGGCAGGGGTGTGGAGGTATTTAAACTGCGCCTATCAGAGAGAGGAATTCACCAGCACCTGCCCCGCTGAGAGGGAGATCCTGTTCGCCTATCTGGATGTTGCGAAACGAATCAAATAA
- the LOC124055282 gene encoding chloride intracellular channel protein 6 isoform X3 — translation MAQSDSCLNPDLSNSTIVHSPLGICSDLDTQKGREDEEREDEDEEVELAEEVGEDVLIMDGAGEGQAEGECRKHDERDEVGIIQVALLSNGVVTDSEEGTERLEENGEEGVKAGNAECRMIDELTREKEDEGKAEEESKSTQKMTENPALIKIEKGQEQMLDNDKENEHQVASSTGDSKHLQDSCSLAEELPESTQLYTDNTEKTEAVILPTDGEVTERAEDATVDETPVTTGINEQVNNQEAVCQTSTINGNGIASDTSGIVAVMTNQTKQLTTGNEDEMKNNDKEDNPESSKQEVESINNSKWQQKDCIEAKAEDKGANEFVNDAISACDNDLDIGSEANQKAEQPDFVPSEEPLQTEGGIEETRMVGIDQKVLEEEQVREVWANTLTVMDGRGLSMEDEGTTDDNVVRESLVEEEHRGRGDLEMQEEKIVQVENQGNEDLPKPVLHCVEEVPLDTQQDVDLDQVEEAFELEEGGEVEADKPGVEFISEENESTTEEGGGFQEHPSQLFKETEADLGENSREPLREEALAKDEKGEGGGGGEEAMEAEVEMAEEPVTVLDDEIEDIEESPCTELEEKKLANITAPPENTTIDKKDGEYQELQEDKTELEKDNDKKQKDGKVEAEKDEKTKDDNREEDLDSNEKVKGLRQAMENGILSPEPQLLRKEEWETARVLSPRRKDDDWIKKEKPEEERALEVKDWRKELKPVKKDIWESERGRKDWVKKETGPEEKSPPRKEDWIKELKSVIKDESLPKKRDEQVKKKRVVLLEDGHSYFPQREEINEKREEVKLISHKRVESPLPPVCRDSRTPQDQDYKISLYVKAGSDGESIGNCPFSQRLFMILWLKGVIFNVTTVDLKRKPADLQDLAPGTNPPFVTFNGEVKVDVNKIEEFLEDKLTPPRYPRLAPRHPEANTAGIDVFAKFSAYIKNPRKDTNDALEKALLKSLRRLDDFLRTPLPEEIDADASGDVPESSRSFLDGSELTLADCNLLPKLHILKVVAKKYRDFEIPAEMAGVWRYLNCAYQREEFTSTCPAEREILFAYLDVAKRIK, via the exons ATGGCTCAATCAGACTCTTGCCTAAATCCAGACCTGTCCAACAGCACCATTGTCCACAGCCCACTAGGCATCTGTTCAGACCTGGATACCCAGAAAGGAAGGGAGGAtgaggaaagagaagatgaagatgaggaggtggAACTAGCAGAGGAGGTAGGGGAGGATGTTTTGATAATGGATGGAGCAGGAGAGGGGCAAGCTGAAGGAGAATGCAGAAAGCATGATGAAAGGGATGAAGTGGGGATAATCCAAGTGGCCCTGTTATCAAATGGAGTAGTAACAGACAGCGAGGAAGGAACTGAAAGACTAGAAGAAAATGGGGAGGAAGGAGTAAAAGCAGGGAATGCAGAGTGCAGAATGATAGATGAActgacaagagagaaagaggatgaggggaaggcagaggaagagtcaaaaagcacacagaaaatgactgaaaatccAGCACTGATAAAGATTGAGAAAGGTCAAGAGCAGATGTTAGACaatgataaagaaaatgaa CATCAGGTAGCGTCCAGTACTGGTGATTCAAAGCACCTTCAGGACTCGTGTAGTCTTGCAGAAGAATTGCCAGAAAGTACACAGTTATATACTGAtaatacagagaaaacagaagctgtGATTCTTCCCACTGATGGTGAGGTAACAGAAAGAGCTGAGGATGCAACAGTAGATGAGACCCCTGTCACTACAGGGATAAATGAACAAGTCAACAATCAAGAAGCTGTCTGCCAAACCTCTACTATTAATGGCAATGGTATAGCCTCTGATACAAGTGGAATAGTCGCAGTCATGACAAATCAGACCAAACAATTAACAACTGGGaatgaagatgaaatgaaaaacaatgacaagGAGGACAACCCAGAATCCAGCAAGCAGGAAGTTGAGTCCATTAATAACAGCAAATGGCAACAGAAGGATTGCATAGAGGCCAAAGCTGAGGATAAGGGAGCCAACGAGTTTGTAAATGATGCTATTTCTGCTTGTGACAATGATCTAGACATAGGAAGTGAAGCAAATCAGAAAGCTGAGCAACCAGACTTTGTGCCCTCTGAAGAACCATtgcagacagaaggaggaatTGAGGAAACAAGGATGGTAGGGATCGACCAGAAGGTGCTAGAGGAAGAGCAGGTGCGAGAGGTTTGGGCTAATACTCTAACAGTGATGGACGGGAGAGGACTGAGTATGGAAGATGAGGGTACGACAGATGATAACGTTGTAAGAGAGTCACTGGTTGAGGaagagcacagaggaagaggtgATCTAGAAATGCAAGAAGAGAAGATCGTTCAAGTTGAAAACCAGGGAAATGAAGATCTTCCCAAACCAGTACTGCACTGTGTGGAGGAGGTACCTTTAGACACACAACAAGATGTGGATTTAGACCAGGTGGAGGAGGCCTTTGAACTGGAGGAAGGGGGTGAAGTTGAAGCTGATAAACCAGGAGTTGAGTTTATATCAGAGGAAAATGAGTCCACAACAGAAGAGGGGGGTGGTTTTCAAGAACATCCTTCCCAGCTCTTCAAAGAAACAGAGGCAGACTTGGGAGAAAACTCGAGAGAACCACTAAGAGAAGAGGCACTTGCAAAAGATgagaagggagaaggaggaggaggaggagaagaagcaaTGGAGGCAGAGGTGGAGATGGCAGAAGAGCCTGTGACTGTTTTAGATGATGAGATTGAAGACATAGAGGAGAGTCCATGTACAGAACTTGAAGAAAAGAAGCTCGCCAACATTACAGCCCCTCCTGAAAACACCACAATTGATAAAAAGGATGGAGAGTATCAAGAACTGCAAGAAGACAAAACTGAGCTTGAGAAGGACAATGATAAGAAACAGAAAGATGGAAAAGTGGAGGCAGAGAAGGATGAGAAGACAAAAGAtgacaacagagaggaagattTAGATAGTAATGAAAAAGTTAAAGGACTGAGGCAAGCAATGGAAAATGGGATCTTGAGTCCTGAGCCGCAGCTGCTCAGGAAAGAAGAATGGGAGACAGCAAGGGTGCTGTCACCCAGGAGAAAAGATGATGACtggattaaaaaagaaaaaccagaggaagagagagcacTAGAAGTGAAAGACTGGAGGAAAGAACTGAAGCCTGTGAAAAAAGACATCTGGGAATCTGAAAGGGGAAGAAAAGATTGGGTGAAGAAGGAAACAGGGCCAGAAGAGAAAAGTCCACCAAGGAAGGAGGACTGGATAAAGGAGCTGAAGTCAGTGATCAAAGATGAATCCCTGCCCAAAAAGAGGGATGAGCAGGTGAAGAAAAAGCGAGTGGTGCTGTTAGAGGATGGACATTCATATTTTCCTCAGAGGGAAGagataaatgaaaagagagaggaagtgaaactgaTCTCCCATAAGAGGGTGGAGAGCCCATTGCCTCCTGTGTGCAGGGACAGCAGAACACCCCAAGACCAGGACTACAAGATCTCACTCTATGTCAAG gCAGGAAGTGATGGGGAGAGCATTGGTAACTGCCCATTCTCTCAGAGACTCTTTATGATCCTCTGGCTTAAAGGCGTCATCTTCAACGTCACCACCGTCGACCTCAAACG GAAGCCGGCTGACCTGCAGGACCTCGCTCCAGGAACCAACCCTCCTTTCGTGACCTTTAATGGTGAGGTCAAGGTGGATGTCAACAAGATAGAGGAGTTCCTGGAGGACAAACTGACTCCACCACG CTACCCCAGACTGGCTCCCAGACATCCTGAAGCCAACACAGCAGGCATCGATGTGTTCGCCAAGTTTTCAGCTTACATCAAAAACCCACGGAAAGACACCAACGACG CCTTAGAAAAAGCCTTGCTGAAGTCTCTGCGGCGTCTGGATGACTTCCTCAGGACTCCGCTGCCTGAGGAGATCGATGCTGACGCGTCAGGAGACGTGCCCGAGTCCTCCAGGAGCTTCCTGGACGGGTCTGAGCTCACCCTGGCCGACTGCAACCTGCTGCCTAAACTACACATCCTTAAG GTTGTAGCCAAGAAATACCGTGACTTTGAGATCCCAGCAGAGATGGCAGGGGTGTGGAGGTATTTAAACTGCGCCTATCAGAGAGAGGAATTCACCAGCACCTGCCCCGCTGAGAGGGAGATCCTGTTCGCCTATCTGGATGTTGCGAAACGAATCAAATAA